A genome region from Tursiops truncatus isolate mTurTru1 chromosome 15, mTurTru1.mat.Y, whole genome shotgun sequence includes the following:
- the LOC117308299 gene encoding uncharacterized protein, translating to MNIGRERGPGGAAAGSALRRRAAPRRPLPTAGSARRAWRLRAPGSTSAACAPGACTPGPSGRRTWASPTTRTGRGPLGPPERTHIAPERPQPRRRPGGRAHRRRPSPPASRPPPPAGAAAPASSPAPAGAAAQAASWYLNHSGDLNQLSGHTFAAQQQTFPNVREMFNSHRLGIENSTLGKPQTREQRERARQPQPSAKLQSH from the exons ATGAATATAGGCCGGGAGCGCGGGCCTGGTGGTGCCGCCGCTGGCTCTGCCCTACGccgccgcgccgcgccgcgccgcccGCTGCCCACGGCCGGCAGTGCGCGCAGGGCCTGGAGGCTGCGGGCGCCGGGGTCTACCAGTGCAGCGTGCGCGCCAGGAGCCTGTACACCGGGGCCGAGCGGCCGGCGCACATGGGCGTCCCCCACCACCCGCACTGGACGAGGCCCTCTCGGACCACCCGAGCGGACCCACATCGCCCCTGAGCGCCCTCAACCTCGCCGCCGGCCAGGAGGGCGCGCCCACCGCCGCCGGCCATCACCACCAGCATCACGGCCACCACCACCCGCAggcgccgccgcccccgccagctccccagccccagccggcGCCGCGGCCCAGGCGGCGTCCTGGTATCTGAACCACAGCGGGGACCTGAACCAGCTCTCCGGCCACACGTTCGCAGCCCAGCAGCAGACTTTCCCTAACGTCAGGGAGATGTTCAACTCCCACCGGCTGGGGATTGAGAACTCGACGCTCGGCAAACCCCAG ACCCGGGAGCAGAGAGAGCGCGCGCGCCAGCCTCAGCCCTCCGCGAAGCTGCAG agCCATTAA